The following proteins are co-located in the Ursus arctos isolate Adak ecotype North America unplaced genomic scaffold, UrsArc2.0 scaffold_13, whole genome shotgun sequence genome:
- the FOXO3 gene encoding forkhead box protein O3 isoform X3: MRVQNEGTGKSSWWIINPDGGKSGKAPRRRAVSMDNSNKYTKSRGRAAKKKAALQTAPESADDSPSQLSKWPGSPTSRSSDELDAWTDFRSRTNSNASTVSGRLSPILASTELDDVQDDDAPLSPMLYSSSASLSPSVSKPCTVELPRLTDMAGTMNLNDGLSDNLMDDLLDNITLPSSQPSPTGGLMQRSSSFPYTTKGSGLGSPTGSFNSTVFGPSSLNSLRQSPMQTIQENKPATFSSMSHYGNQTLQDLLTSDSLSHSDVMMTQSDPLMSQASTAVSAQNSRRNVMLRNDPMMSFAAQPNQGSLVNQNLLHHQHQTQGALGGSRALSNSVSNMGLSDSSSLGSVKHQQQSPVSQSMQTLSDSLSGSSLYSTSANLPVMGHEKFPSDLDLDMFNGSLECDMESIIRSELMDADGLDFNFDSLISTQNVVGLNVGNFTGAKQASSQSWVPG; this comes from the coding sequence ATGCGGGTCCAGAATGAGGGGACCGGCAAGAGCTCTTGGTGGATCATCAACCCTGATGGGGGAAAGAGCGGGAAGGCACCCCGGCGGCGGGCTGTCTCCATGGACAACAGCAACAAGTATACCAAGAGCCGTGGCCGTGCAGCCAAAAAGAAGGCAGCCCTGCAGACAGCCCCCGAGTCAGCAGATGATAGTCCCTCCCAGCTCTCCAAGTGGCCTGGCAGCCCCACATCACGCAGCAGCGATGAGCTGGATGCATGGACAGACTTCCGCTCGCGCACCAATTCCAATGCCAGCACCGTCAGCGGCCGCCTGTCACCCATCTTGGCAAGCACAGAGTTGGATGACGTCCAGGATGACGATGCGCCACTCTCCCCCATGCTCTACAGCAGCTCAGCTAGCCTCTCACCCTCTGTAAGTAAGCCATGCACCGTGGAGCTACCACGGCTGACCGACATGGCAGGCACCATGAATCTGAATGATGGGCTGTCTGACAACCTCATGGATGACCTGCTGGATAACATCACGCTCCCATCGTCCCAGCCATCGCCCACTGGAGGGCTCATGCAGCGGAGCTCTAGCTTCCCATATACCACCAAGGGCTCCGGCCTGGGTTCTCCAACTGGCTCCTTTAACAGCACGGTGTTTGGACCCTCGTCTCTGAATTCCCTGCGCCAGTCTCCCATGCAGACCATCCAAGAGAATAAGCCAGCTACCTTCTCTTCCATGTCCCACTATGGCAACCAAACACTCCAGGACCTGCTCACTTCAGACTCACTCAGCCACAGTGATGTCATGATGACCCAGTCAGACCCCTTGATGTCTCAGGCCAGCACCGCTGTGTCCGCCCAGAACTCCCGCCGGAACGTGATGCTTCGAAATGACCCAATGATGTCCTTTGCTGCCCAGCCTAACCAGGGGAGTTTGGTCAATCAGAACTtgctccaccaccagcaccaaacCCAGGGCGCTCTCGGTGGCAGCCGTGCCTTGTCGAATTCTGTCAGCAACATGGGCTTGAGCGACTCCAGCAGCCTTGGGTCAGTTAAACACCAGCAACAGTCTCCTGTCAGCCAGTCTATGCAAACCCTCTCGGACTCTCTCTCAGGCTCCTCCTTGTACTCAACTAGTGCAAACCTTCCCGTCATGGGCCATGAGAAGTTCCCCAGCGACTTGGACCTGGACATGTTCAATGGGAGCTTGGAATGTGACATGGAGTCCATTATCCGTAGCGAACTCATGGATGCTGATGGGttggattttaattttgattcccTCATCTCCACACAGAATGTTGTTGGTTTGAACGTGGGGAACTTCACTGGTGCTAAGCAGGCCTCATCTCAGAGCTGGGTGCCAGGCTGA
- the FOXO3 gene encoding forkhead box protein O3 isoform X2, with the protein MLLPDKTLSVFQGRHMQLASGLVDSPHKNSIRHNLSLHSRFMRVQNEGTGKSSWWIINPDGGKSGKAPRRRAVSMDNSNKYTKSRGRAAKKKAALQTAPESADDSPSQLSKWPGSPTSRSSDELDAWTDFRSRTNSNASTVSGRLSPILASTELDDVQDDDAPLSPMLYSSSASLSPSVSKPCTVELPRLTDMAGTMNLNDGLSDNLMDDLLDNITLPSSQPSPTGGLMQRSSSFPYTTKGSGLGSPTGSFNSTVFGPSSLNSLRQSPMQTIQENKPATFSSMSHYGNQTLQDLLTSDSLSHSDVMMTQSDPLMSQASTAVSAQNSRRNVMLRNDPMMSFAAQPNQGSLVNQNLLHHQHQTQGALGGSRALSNSVSNMGLSDSSSLGSVKHQQQSPVSQSMQTLSDSLSGSSLYSTSANLPVMGHEKFPSDLDLDMFNGSLECDMESIIRSELMDADGLDFNFDSLISTQNVVGLNVGNFTGAKQASSQSWVPG; encoded by the coding sequence aACTCTATCCGGCACAACCTGTCACTGCACAGCCGGTTCATGCGGGTCCAGAATGAGGGGACCGGCAAGAGCTCTTGGTGGATCATCAACCCTGATGGGGGAAAGAGCGGGAAGGCACCCCGGCGGCGGGCTGTCTCCATGGACAACAGCAACAAGTATACCAAGAGCCGTGGCCGTGCAGCCAAAAAGAAGGCAGCCCTGCAGACAGCCCCCGAGTCAGCAGATGATAGTCCCTCCCAGCTCTCCAAGTGGCCTGGCAGCCCCACATCACGCAGCAGCGATGAGCTGGATGCATGGACAGACTTCCGCTCGCGCACCAATTCCAATGCCAGCACCGTCAGCGGCCGCCTGTCACCCATCTTGGCAAGCACAGAGTTGGATGACGTCCAGGATGACGATGCGCCACTCTCCCCCATGCTCTACAGCAGCTCAGCTAGCCTCTCACCCTCTGTAAGTAAGCCATGCACCGTGGAGCTACCACGGCTGACCGACATGGCAGGCACCATGAATCTGAATGATGGGCTGTCTGACAACCTCATGGATGACCTGCTGGATAACATCACGCTCCCATCGTCCCAGCCATCGCCCACTGGAGGGCTCATGCAGCGGAGCTCTAGCTTCCCATATACCACCAAGGGCTCCGGCCTGGGTTCTCCAACTGGCTCCTTTAACAGCACGGTGTTTGGACCCTCGTCTCTGAATTCCCTGCGCCAGTCTCCCATGCAGACCATCCAAGAGAATAAGCCAGCTACCTTCTCTTCCATGTCCCACTATGGCAACCAAACACTCCAGGACCTGCTCACTTCAGACTCACTCAGCCACAGTGATGTCATGATGACCCAGTCAGACCCCTTGATGTCTCAGGCCAGCACCGCTGTGTCCGCCCAGAACTCCCGCCGGAACGTGATGCTTCGAAATGACCCAATGATGTCCTTTGCTGCCCAGCCTAACCAGGGGAGTTTGGTCAATCAGAACTtgctccaccaccagcaccaaacCCAGGGCGCTCTCGGTGGCAGCCGTGCCTTGTCGAATTCTGTCAGCAACATGGGCTTGAGCGACTCCAGCAGCCTTGGGTCAGTTAAACACCAGCAACAGTCTCCTGTCAGCCAGTCTATGCAAACCCTCTCGGACTCTCTCTCAGGCTCCTCCTTGTACTCAACTAGTGCAAACCTTCCCGTCATGGGCCATGAGAAGTTCCCCAGCGACTTGGACCTGGACATGTTCAATGGGAGCTTGGAATGTGACATGGAGTCCATTATCCGTAGCGAACTCATGGATGCTGATGGGttggattttaattttgattcccTCATCTCCACACAGAATGTTGTTGGTTTGAACGTGGGGAACTTCACTGGTGCTAAGCAGGCCTCATCTCAGAGCTGGGTGCCAGGCTGA